Proteins from one Rosa chinensis cultivar Old Blush chromosome 7, RchiOBHm-V2, whole genome shotgun sequence genomic window:
- the LOC112176942 gene encoding urea-proton symporter DUR3 has protein sequence MVSSESRCPPFDFSGKYYDVVSGDGCGRQSSFFEGKAVLNQSVGYSVILGFGAFFAVFTSFLVWLEKRYVGSKHTSEWFNTAGRNVKTGLIASVIVSQWTCAATILQSSNVAWQYGVSGPFWYASGATIQVLLFGIMAIEIKRKAPHAHTVCEIVKARWGTAAHIVFLSFCFLTNIIVTAMLLLGGSAVVNALTGVNIYAASFLIPLGVIVYTLAGGLKATFLASYIHSVIVHVVLVIFVYLVYTASNELGSPRVVYDHLVEVASKSRICQEPISHPGQSCGPVGGNYKGSYLTMLSSGGLVFGIINIVGNFGTVFVDNGYWVSAIAARPSSTHKGYLLGGLVWFAVPFSLATSLGLGALALDLPITASEASRGLVPPATAIALMGKGGSVLLLTMLFMAVTSAGSSELIAVSSLCTYDIYRTYIDPDATGKTILKVSRAVILGFGCFMGLLAVILNKAGVSLGWMYLAMGVLIGSAVLPIAFMLLWRKANAIGAILGATIGCLLGIITWLSVAKIEYGRVNLDTTGRNAPMLAGNLVSILTGGAIHAIFSFVSPQNYDWGTTKQITVVEKEKSELPAEEYREEKLLRAKAWIVKWGVGFTFVIVLLWPLLSLPAGDFSIGYFTFWAVIAIAWGTIGSIAIIALPVYESWETIQSVLLGMFTNDRLMEKVEEMNLRLRTIVLAIPEAERIYLLEKEKAKKEEPLEQVQP, from the exons ATGGTTAGCTCTGAGTCACGGTGTCCGCCGTTTGACTTTTCCGGCAAGTACTACGACGTCGTGTCTGGAGATGGCTGTGGGAGGCAAAGCAGCTTCTTTGAAGGGAAGGCAGTCCTCAATCAGAGCGTTGGATATTCTGTTATTCTTGGCTTTGGAGCCTTCTTCGCTGTCTTCACATCTTTCCtg GTATGGCTGGAGAAGCGGTATGTTGGTTCGAAACACACATCCGAATGGTTCAACACTGCCGGAAGAAATGTTAAAACAGGGCTTATAGCTAGTGTGATTGTATCTCAG TGGACCTGTGCAGCTACAATTTTGCAAAGTTCAAATGTTGCTTGGCAGTATGGAGTAAGTGGCCCTTTCTGGTATGCTAGCGGAGCGACTATTCAG GTACTCTTGTTTGGTATAATGGCTATAGAGATCAAGAGAAAGGCTCCTCATGCTCACACTGTATGCGAAATTGTAAAAGCTCG CTGGGGCACGGCCGCACACATAGTCTTCCTCAGTTTCTGCTTTTTGACAAATATTATTGTAACGGCAATGCTGCTGCTCGGTGGTTCTGCTGTTGTAAATGCACTTACCGGAGTAAACATCTATGCTGCTAGCTTCCTGATACCTCTTGGTGTAATTGTCTACACTTTAGCTGGAGGTCTAAAAGCCACATTCTTGGCAAGCTATATACATTCTGTTATAG TTCATGTGGTCCTAGTCATATTTGTATACCTTGTATATACGGCAAGCAATGAGCTCGGTAGCCCCAGAGTTGTCTACGACCATCTGGTAGAGgtagcaagtaaatcaagaatcTGTCAGGAGCCAATTTCTCATCCTGGGCAGTCTTGTGGTCCTGTTGGTGGGAATTACAAAGGGTCTTACCTAACAATGCTGAGTTCCGGAGGGCTAGTCTTCGGGATTATCAACATTGTTGGAAACTTTGGCACTGTTTTTGTTGACAAT GGATATTGGGTAAGCGCCATAGCTGCACGGCCGTCATCAACTCACAAGGGTTACTTGTTAGGTGGGCTTGTCTGGTTTGCAGTCCCATTCTCTTTGGCAACATCACTAGGTCTGGGAGCACTGGCCCTTGACTTACCCATAACAGCAAGTGAAGCAAGTCGTGGTCTTGTTCCTCCTGCCACAGCTATAGCTTTGATGGGAAAAGGAGGATCAGTTCTTCTTCTTACTATGCTCTTCAT GGCAGTGACATCTGCTGGTTCTTCAGAGCTTATAGCAGTATCCTCATTATGTACATATGATATCTACCGCACATACATAGATCCAGATGCAACTGGAAAGACAATCCTCAAGGTATCTAGGGCTGTCATCCTTGGTTTCGGATGCTTTATGGGGTTGTTAGCAGTGATACTAAACAAGGCAGGAGTTTCATTGGGTTGGATGTATCTAGCAATGGGAGTGCTCATTGGCTCAGCAGTACTCCCCATTGCTTTTATGCTGCTATGGAGAAAGGCAAATGCAATTGGAGCAATTCTAGGAGCAACCATTGGTTGTCTTCTTGGGATCATCACTTGGCTATCGGTTGCGAAAATTGAGTATGGCCGAGTGAATCTTGACACAACAGGCAGGAATGCACCAATGCTCGCCGGAAACCTTGTCTCTATACTTACTGGTGGCGCTATACATGCTATCTTTAGCTTTGTGTCACCGCAAAACTACGATTGGGGTACCACTAAACAGATCACAGTGGTTGAGAAGGAAAAGAGTGAGCTGCCAGCAGAAGAGTACAGGGAGGAGAAATTATTGAGAGCAAAAGCATGGATAGTGAAATGGGGTGTTGGATTTACTTTTGTGATTGTTTTGTTGTGGCCTCTTCTAAGTCTTCCAGCAG GGGATTTCAGTATAGGGTACTTCACATTCTGGGCAGTGATTGCAATAGCATGGGGTACAATTGGTTCCATTGCCATCATTGCTTTACCAGTATACGAGAGCTGGGAAACGATCCAGAGTGTCCTTCTGGGCATGTTTACAAATGACAGGCTCATGGAAAAGGTTGAAGAAATGAACTTGAGGCTGCGCACAATCGTGTTGGCTATACCAGAAGCAGAGAGAATTTACTTgcttgagaaggagaaggctAAGAAGGAAGAACCATTAGAACAAGTGCAACCATAA